In Ignavibacteriota bacterium, the genomic window TTCGCGAATGAATTTTTCCAACTCGCGGAAGATTATCATTCCTTTCGGTAACCAGAACGGCGCGCCGGGTGCGACATCATGAAACGCGAACAATTCAAGTTCTCTTCCTAACTTCCGATGGTCGCGACGTTTCGCCTCTTCGAGACGGAACATGTAATCATCTAATTCCTTCTTTGAAGGAAACGTGATTGCATAAATGCGTTGAAGCATTTTGTTCTTTTCGCTTCCCCGCCAATACGCTCCGGCTACACTCAGCAATTTGATTGCTTTGATTTTTCCTGTCGAAGGCAAATGCGGACCATAGCATAAATCTGTAAACTTACCTGAATGATAAAAAGTAATTGTTTGACCTTTTAATTCATCCAATAATTCAAGTTTGTACTGATCGCCTTTTTGCTTGAAATATTCAACAGCATTTTCCCACTGTCGTTCTTCGCGTTTGTAAGTTGAATCTAACTTGGCAAGTTCAACCATCTTCGCCTCGATTTTCTGCAAATCTTCCGGCGTGAGTGAATGTCCGTTCGTATCAATGTCGTAATAGAAACCTTCTTCAATCGGTGGACCGATTCCGAATTTCGTTCCGGGGAAAATCGCCTCTACTGCTTCCGCCATCAAGTGCGCGGAACTATGCCAGAACGCGTACTTGCCGTTCGCATCATCCCACTTCAAAAGTTTCACTGAAGCGTCGGTCGGAAGCGGGCGCGATAAATCCCACACCTCGCCATTGACCTCAATTGCGAGTGCTTCACGCGCTAATCCGGAACTAATGCTCTGTGCAACTTCGTATCCGGTAACACTTTGTTGAAATTCTCTGACGCTACCGTCAGGAAAAGTAAGTTTCGTTGCCATCTTCAAATTTTGTGGGACCTATAGGACTCGAACCTATGACCTCTACCATGTCAAGGTAGCGCTCTAACCAACTGAGCTAAGATCCCGGAACAATGAAAAATGCAAAATTAAAAATTAAAAAAGGTACATCAATTTTTAACTTATCACTGATAACTTTTAACTTTGCGTTTGTGCCGGGGATCGGAATCGAACCGACACTCTCCTTGCGAAGAACAGGATTTTAAGTCCTGTGCGTCTACCAGTTTCGCCACCCCGGCATTGCTTGGTGACTTGTTAATTGATGATTAGTTAACTCATGAGTAGTTAATTAGTTTCATACAGAACACAACACATTCAAATCACAAATCACTAATTAACGAATTATCCAATCACTAACCAGAGGTGCCGAGCGGATTCGAACCGCTGCATAAAAGTTTTGCAGACTTCTCCCTTACCACTTGGGTACGGCACCAGTCAAAATATTCTTCAATTCTTCTCTCCCCTTTCCACTTGTTAAATATCTCTCCCGTTGTTTTGCATCGTCCTCTGTCACATATTCTTCAGTATAAATCAAAACAAACGGACGTCTTCGTTTAGTTGATTCTGTTTTACCGCCGTTATGTTCCTTTAACCGTCTTTCGATATCAACCGTATAACCTGTATAATTCTTTCCATCCTTCAAACTTTTCAGAACATAAACTGTAAACATCGTATATCCACTTACCACTCTTCCCCGCCTTCGGCGGGTGCGGTACGGCACCAGTCAATTCAAAATGAAAAATGCAAAATTAAAAAAGCCCGTTTGCTCGGAAAGTAAGAAGTTACAACTCTACTTTTCCATTTTCTCTACGAGCCGTAGGCATTTTTACTTTTGCATTGAGAGCGGGAAACGGGATTCGAACCCGCGACATCAACCTTGGCAAGGTTGCGCTCTACCAACTGAGCTATTCCCGCATTTTAATTTAATTCACAAAACCAGCGACTTCAATCCCGCTTGAACGGGATTACTCTCTACTCCGCCTATGGCGGAAGTTATTCCCCAATTTTATGGGTGCAAATATAGCAAATTAACCTAAACCAAGCAAGAAGACTTGAAAAAGACTGAATTAAGTAAGAAGTTACCTCCTCTCCAATAACAAATCGGAATAAGAGTGTTTGAAATAATCCTCATCTTTGATTCTAAAACTTTGAACCAAGTAGTTCATTGTTCGCTTTGCCTGTTCAGGCGAATCGCTAACAGGTACTTCAAACTCAATAAACATCCCCAATCCTGTTACTTCATCGAAATGAATCCTTGTCGAATCAAACATGAACAACGTCCTGTACTTTTCAACTCGCTCTTTGACTCCAAGCGATAGCGTCAAAGCCTCTTTCAACTCTTGCCATTCGACAAGATGAATCACTTTGAAATCACTCATCCTCTGATTTTCAGATTCAGGACGGTGATAGAAAATCAATTCTGCTTCTTTATCATCAATCTCTCGCAGTTTCAATCTCCCTTGATTGACATTGAAATACGTGTCAACCTGTTTCATCTTACAAATAAACTTCGCTTGAAGCGAGCATGCCATTGATTCCGCCGCTTCAATGCTTTGTATCTTTGCTTTGACTTCTAAATTCTTCGGCACGGAAACACAATCGCTTTTACATCGGGAACTTATCTCGTAATATCTAAAATTTCATATTCAAGAAAACCGGCAGGAACGGTAATTTTTACTTTGTCTCCTTTTACTTTTCCCATCAATCCTTTGCCGATTGGTGATGTGACAGAAATTTTATTCGCATCAAAATCTGCTTCTTCGGGTGCTACGAGTAAGTATGTAACTTCGTCACCGAAACGTAAATCTTTAAGCCGGACATTTGAGAGAATATATACTTTATCATTCGGAAGATCTTTACTCTCAATAATTCGCGTACGCGCCAACGTATTTTCCATCTTGGAAATACGGAGTTCTAACAGACCTTGTTCTTCTTTCGCCGCATCGTATTCTGCATTTTCAGAAAGGTCGCCATGGCTTCGTGCCTCACCGATTTTTTGAGACAATTCAGAGCGCCCTTTTGTTTTGAGTTCTTGCAACTCACGTTCGAGTTCACGAAGTCGCTCTTTCGTTAAATACACGTACCCGTTATTTTTATTTGATTCATTCATAAATGATAAAACATAATATTTTAGTTAGCTCAAAGAAAAGAAACAGCCACCACTCCGAAGAATGGTGGCTATTCTTAATTAAGACTGATTGAATTTACGATAAGAAATTCAGAAAATCAAGTGCCGGATGCTTTTTTCTTGTCAACAAGAATTAGGTGCCCGAGTTTGTCCCGTTTTGTTTTGAGATATTTTTCGTTTGAATCGCTTGCTTCCATCTCCAATGGAACACGTTCAACGATTTCCAAACCGTAGCCATGCAACCCGACAACTTTTTTCGGATTGTTGGTCATGAGACGCATTTTGGCAACACCAAGGTCACGAAGTATTTGCGCGCCGATTCCATAATCGCGCAAGTCAGGTCGGAAGCCGAGTTTCTCATTTGCTTCAACCGTATCGAGTCCCTCGTCTTGCAGTTTGTATGCTTTGAGTTTGTTTGATAATCCAATACCGCGTCCTTCCTGTCGCATGTAGAGTATAACTCCGGTTCCTTCTTTTGCAACAAGTTTCATCGCCGCGTTAAGTTGGTCGTGGCAATCGCATCGAATAGAACTGAACACATCTCCTGTCAGACACTCCGAGTGTACGCGAACGAGAGTAGGTTTGGAGGGCGATATTTCTCCACGTACAAGTGCGATGTGTTCGTGGTTGTCCGTTTCGCTTTTGTAAAGATTGATTTCAAAGTCACCATACTGCGTTGGCAATGTCGTCGAAACAATGCGTTGAACTAATTTCTCGCGTTGCATCCTGTATTCAATCAAGTTTCGAACGCTGATAATTTTTAGTGAATGTTTCTGAGCGAGTTCAGTCAATTCAGGCAAACGAGCCATTGAACCATCTTCATTCAAAATTTCACACAATACACCTGATGGATACAATCCTGCAAACTTGCACAAATCCACTACTGCTTCCGTGTGTCCGGCGCGACGAAGAACTCCGCCTTCCATAGCACGCAACGGAAAGATATGTCCGGGACGAGCAAGGTCACTTGGTTTCGTCTTTGAGTCAATCAGCGCTTTCACCGTTGCATTTCGGTCGGGGGCGGAAACTCCTGTGGACGTTCCGTGAATATAATCCACCGAAACAGTAAACGGCGTTTCATGAAGCGCAGTGTTTGTTTCAACCATTAACTCAAGATTCAATTCCTTCGCACGTTGAGTCGTGAGCGCAGCGCAGACAATTCCGCCCGCTTTTTTGATGATGAAGTTCATGATTTGCGGTGTACATTTTTCCGCCGCGACAATCATGTCGCCTTCGTTTTCGCGGTCTTCATCATCAACGACGATGACGATTTTTCCCGCCTGTAAATCGGCGATGCCTTCTTCAATCGTGCTGAGTTTTGTTTTATCGTGAGCCATAATTTAAAATATCTACTTGCTAAACTCTAAATACTAAACAATCTTTACTATCGAAATCCCAAATAGTCATAATTCAAAAAAATCGTCATGCCGAATTTATTTCGGCATCTAAACTCACGTGAAATTGACAATGAAACAAGCTCATGTGACAGTTTTATATTTTGAATTTAGACTATGCTCAGTCAACGACCCGTAAGGAATTACGATATTCGGATTTCGAATTTCAAGAGTTAGCTCGTTTTTCCTACTTTCTCTTCCGATGGTCGGTCAATTGTTTGAACTGCTGTTTTTTCAAACTTTAACTTTACGTCATCAGCAACCTGAATGAGTAATGTTTTTTCTTCGACGCCAATGACTGTTCCGTGAAGACCGCCAACGGTGACAATCTTATCACCCTTCTTCACTCCGTCCAAAAGTTGCTGACGTTCCTTTGCTCGCTTCTGTTGCGGACGAATAATCATGAAATAAAAAATAAAAATGATGAGCGAAAACATGACAAGCGTGCTAATCATGCTTCCACCGCCACCATCACCGGAAGGCGCCATTGCAAATAAATCAAATGTGTTCAAATGTTCTCCAAATAAATTGTTAAATGTATTCTGTTACTTCTTGTTGATTAAATAATCGTTGTTTCTTCCATTGCGCAAACTCACCACAAGCAATCGCCTGCCTTGCTTCTCTCATCAATGTTTGATAAAAAGCCAGATTGTGAATCGTTGCAAGTTGTAATCCTAAAATTTCTTTCGCCTGAAACAGATGACGCACATACGCCCGACTGAAATTCTTACATGTGTAACAACCACATTGCGCATCAACCGGTTCAAAATCGTTTTTGAACTGAGCGTTCGTGATGTTCAGATTTCCATGCGACGTAAACAACATCGCGTTGCGCCCGTTTCGAGTCGGCATCACACAATCGAACATATCAACACCACGCTCGATTGCTTCAATCAGATTTTCCGGCGTTCCGACACCCATCAAATATCGCGGTTTGTTTTCAGGCAAAATTTCCGTGCAAACCGAAATCATTTCATACATTGCTTCAGCCGGCTCACCGACTGCAAGCCCGCCAATCGCATAACCATCAAACTCCAAATTTATCAAACCGTTGGCAGAAAATTTTCGCAATTCAGGAAACGTACTTCCCTGAACAATTCCAAACAACGCCTGTGTGTAGCCGTACAAGCCTTCTGTCTCACGAAAACGGTTCAGGCATCGTTCAGCCCATCGCAACGTCAACTCGCCGGAGCGTTTTGCATATTCAAATGTCGAAGGATACGGCGTACATTCATCCAGCACCATCATAATGTCGGAGCCGATGCTTCGCTGTGTATCCACTACATTTTCCGGCGTGAAGAAATGCGTCGAGCCATCAAGATGCGAACGGAACTGAACACCCTCTTCCGAAATCTTCCGTAACTCCGAAAGACTAAACACCTGAAATCCGCCGCTGTCTGTCAGGATTGGCTTTTTCCAACCGTTGAATGTATGCAATCCGCCCGCCTGCTCCAATATCTCGGTTCCCGGGCGAAGATACAAATGGTACGTGTTACCAAGAATAATTTCAGCGCCGATTTCTTCTAACTCTCTCGGTTGAATTGCTTTTACCGTTCCTTGAGTTCCAACCGGCATAAACGCAGGCGTATGAAAAACTCCGTGGTCGGTGAAAACTCTTCCGAGACGAGCGGGACCGTCGGTTTTATCTAAGAGAAATTGCATGGGATGAAATTAACCAAACCCCGTTCAAATTCCAAAGCACTCAATTCGCCACAAGTTTCTTATGGCGTCTCTTCATGAAAAAGTAAGAAATTCCAACAGCCACAATCGCGCCAATTGCATCGGCAAGCATATCGTATTTATCCAAATGTCTTCCGGGAACGAAACTCTGATGAACTTCATCTGCAACGCCGTAACTGATTGTGAGCAAGGAAGATAATACAACTCGCTTCCACGTTTTCATCGGTTCTTGTTTGTTTGATTCAAAAGCACGAAAGACCAAAACTCCGAGAACGAAAAAGATTCCGATATGCAACAACTTGTCAACGGAAATCAACTCCAACTTTGGCAACCGAACTGATGGAATTGAGGATGCTATAAAAATAATGATTGCCCAGACGAACGCCGGAAAACGATAGCGAAAAAAGTGTGAACGAATGAAACCGCTCAGTGTAA contains:
- the yajC gene encoding preprotein translocase subunit YajC; the protein is MAPSGDGGGGSMISTLVMFSLIIFIFYFMIIRPQQKRAKERQQLLDGVKKGDKIVTVGGLHGTVIGVEEKTLLIQVADDVKLKFEKTAVQTIDRPSEEKVGKTS
- the greA gene encoding transcription elongation factor GreA, translated to MNESNKNNGYVYLTKERLRELERELQELKTKGRSELSQKIGEARSHGDLSENAEYDAAKEEQGLLELRISKMENTLARTRIIESKDLPNDKVYILSNVRLKDLRFGDEVTYLLVAPEEADFDANKISVTSPIGKGLMGKVKGDKVKITVPAGFLEYEILDITR
- a CDS encoding GIY-YIG nuclease family protein, with amino-acid sequence MFTVYVLKSLKDGKNYTGYTVDIERRLKEHNGGKTESTKRRRPFVLIYTEEYVTEDDAKQRERYLTSGKGREELKNILTGAVPKW
- a CDS encoding bifunctional 3,4-dihydroxy-2-butanone-4-phosphate synthase/GTP cyclohydrolase II translates to MAHDKTKLSTIEEGIADLQAGKIVIVVDDEDRENEGDMIVAAEKCTPQIMNFIIKKAGGIVCAALTTQRAKELNLELMVETNTALHETPFTVSVDYIHGTSTGVSAPDRNATVKALIDSKTKPSDLARPGHIFPLRAMEGGVLRRAGHTEAVVDLCKFAGLYPSGVLCEILNEDGSMARLPELTELAQKHSLKIISVRNLIEYRMQREKLVQRIVSTTLPTQYGDFEINLYKSETDNHEHIALVRGEISPSKPTLVRVHSECLTGDVFSSIRCDCHDQLNAAMKLVAKEGTGVILYMRQEGRGIGLSNKLKAYKLQDEGLDTVEANEKLGFRPDLRDYGIGAQILRDLGVAKMRLMTNNPKKVVGLHGYGLEIVERVPLEMEASDSNEKYLKTKRDKLGHLILVDKKKASGT
- the tgt gene encoding tRNA guanosine(34) transglycosylase Tgt, producing MQFLLDKTDGPARLGRVFTDHGVFHTPAFMPVGTQGTVKAIQPRELEEIGAEIILGNTYHLYLRPGTEILEQAGGLHTFNGWKKPILTDSGGFQVFSLSELRKISEEGVQFRSHLDGSTHFFTPENVVDTQRSIGSDIMMVLDECTPYPSTFEYAKRSGELTLRWAERCLNRFRETEGLYGYTQALFGIVQGSTFPELRKFSANGLINLEFDGYAIGGLAVGEPAEAMYEMISVCTEILPENKPRYLMGVGTPENLIEAIERGVDMFDCVMPTRNGRNAMLFTSHGNLNITNAQFKNDFEPVDAQCGCYTCKNFSRAYVRHLFQAKEILGLQLATIHNLAFYQTLMREARQAIACGEFAQWKKQRLFNQQEVTEYI
- a CDS encoding class IV adenylate cyclase; translated protein: MPKNLEVKAKIQSIEAAESMACSLQAKFICKMKQVDTYFNVNQGRLKLREIDDKEAELIFYHRPESENQRMSDFKVIHLVEWQELKEALTLSLGVKERVEKYRTLFMFDSTRIHFDEVTGLGMFIEFEVPVSDSPEQAKRTMNYLVQSFRIKDEDYFKHSYSDLLLERR
- the vanZ gene encoding VanZ family protein, with protein sequence MSGFIRSHFFRYRFPAFVWAIIIFIASSIPSVRLPKLELISVDKLLHIGIFFVLGVLVFRAFESNKQEPMKTWKRVVLSSLLTISYGVADEVHQSFVPGRHLDKYDMLADAIGAIVAVGISYFFMKRRHKKLVAN